The nucleotide sequence CCGCTGGCCGCAGGATCGACCGGTTGGTCCGCGACGCGGGCATCGAACCGCTGCTCAAGTCCTGGGTGGTCATCGACAATCACGACATCCCGCGCATCGCGACCCAGCTTCCCAGGCTCTCGCGCCGCCGCCTGGTCCAGGCCCTCCAGTTCACGCTGCCCGGTGCCCCGAATATCTACTACGGAAGCGAGGTCGGGATGGTCGGCGGGGCGGACCCCGAGAACCGTGCGCCGATGCGCTGGGACCTCGTACACGCCGACAACCCGGAACTCGTGTGGATCAAAGGGTTGATCGGGATGCGAAAGCAGCACCGGGCGCTGCGCATAGGGGAGTTCCGGCTGGTCGAGTCGGACCGTTTCCTCGCGTTCGAGCGCTACACCGAGCGGGCGCTGGAGACGGTGGTCGTGGTGGCGAACCCGTCCGGCGCGGCCCTGACCGACCGGGTGCTGATCGCCAACGCGGGCCTGATGGACGGCACCCCGATGGTCGATCTGCTGAGTCCCGTGAACGGGCCGCCCGCAGGCACGGTGGACGCGGCCTGCCTGACGGTCACGGTTCCCGCCGAAACCGTCATGGTCCTGATGCCCCGCGAGCAAGCGTTGGGGGGGTACAGCCGGTACAAGCGAATCCTTTAGAGCGTTTGACAGACGGCCCTGTGTTGCGCTCAGGGTGACCATCCTTCTTTCGTCAACTGCGCTAAAGGTTGGGCCAGGGCCAGCTTCAGGGGCGCTTCGGGGTAGGGTGTGGCACGTGCCCTCTGGACCCGAAGAAACGAACCTCCGCGTCATCCTCGGCGCGGGCGAGCAGCGGTGGGACGGCTGGATTCCCACCCAGCGGGAGGACCTCGACCTCCTCGACCGCTCGACGTGGGTGGCATGGTTCGGGGAGCGCCGGGCCGACGCCCTGCTATGCGAACACGTCTGGGAACATCTGACCGAGGACGAGGGCCGCGCCGCCGCCCGGCTGTGCTTCGAGTTCCTGAACCCCGGTGGCTTCCTGCGCTGCGCCGTCCCTGACGCCAACTTCCCCGCCCCGGAGTATCAGCGCACGGTGCAGGTCGGAGGCCCCGGCCCCGCCGATCACCCCGCCGCCGATCACAAAATCGTGTACGACGCCCGCCGTTTCGTGGACGTGTTTCAGAGCGCAGGCTTCGAGGTCGAACTGCTCGAATACTGCGACGAGGACGGACGGTTCCACTCTCACCAATGGGACGTGAGGAGCGGTCCGGTCTACCGCTCTCTGCTCTTGGACCACCGCAACCGGGGAGGCGGGCTCGGCTTCGTCTCGCTCATCGTGGACGCGAGGAAGCCAATTTGAGGGGGTTCGTCAGGGCGATGTGTAGAGGGCAAGCGTTGCCTGCCGCCCCCCACCCGGCCTCCCCGCAAACGCTTGATGTGAATTGTGAATTAGGCAAAAGGAGTGTTGTCGCCGTCTGGGAGAAGGGCGAGCTTGGCTCGCCACCCCTCTCCCCAGCCCTCTCCCGCAAGGGGAGAGGGAGCAAAAAGCACATCTGGGACGCTTATCTCTTTATCCACATCAAGCGTCGCAAGGGGGAGCAGCAAGAAGCCCCGCCGTGAGCCGTTCACTCTAAGGCTGACCTGACCGCTCCCCTACGCCACGCCCTTCAACGCCCCGTCCAGCAACAGCCCCAGCCGCTCGCGGGTGAAGGGGCGCTTGCCCTCCAGCAGCCCGCGCTGCCCGGCGTGGAGGTGCCAGTGTTTGCTCCCGCCCATCAGCCGCAGACTGACGCCCTTGAGGTCCACGTGTCGGGGACTGGCCGCCGCGACGAGGAGAGGTTGCCCGCCCGTCGTCAGCGCCACGCTCATGACCGTGGTGGGCAGGTCGTAGGGGCGCTCCATGCGGTAGATGTAGTCGGGGAAGTCGGCGACCTTCTGGAAGGCCAGCCCGCGTGCGGCGGCCTCCGCCTCCAGCCAGCCCAGCAGTTCCACCCACTGCGCGTACAGTTGCCCGTCCGTTGCGTGTGCCATGTGGGAAAAGTGTAACAAGCGGGGCAGAGGGAGGAGACGTGCGGGACCTCCCGCCTCACCCCCCTGCTCGGCGCGGGCGGGCGGCAACAGGGCGAGGAGGCGCGTCCACTCAGAGGTCAGGAGCCGCCCGGCCCACAGGCGCGTGAGGTTCAGGCGTGGGGGACGCCCCCCGGCGCGGCGTGCCGCCTGCTCGCACAGCCAGTCCTCGTCGAAGCCGCTCCAGGCCCCGGCCACCGCCAGCAGGTTGCCCGCGACCACGGGGGCCACCTCCCGCCAGTGGATGTCGCTGATCTCATCGGTGCTGTACCCGGAGGCCGCCGCGACCCGCGCGATGCGGCGCAGGTCGTCCTCGGTGACTTCCTGATCGAGCCACAGCTCCGAGAGGGCGACCCAGAGTGGTCGGCGGCGGCGCAACTCCGCGTCGGAGAGAGGAGCGGGGGGCGGCATCACCTCAGCATGATCTCTCCCGGTCGTGGACACTACAAAGGCAAGATCAGCCACTTCGCCGATGCCCTCCCCCGGACTCCCGTGTTTTCCTGGCCGGATGCGGCGCATTCTCGTGATTGGAACGACGGGCAGCGGCAAGACGACCCTCGCGCGGGCCATCGCCGCCCGGCTGGGTGTGCCGCACGGCGAGCAGGACGCGTGGAACCACCTCCCGAACTGGCAGGAGGCCCCGCTCGAACAGTTCCGCGCCGGGGTGGACGCCTTCACCGCCCAGCCCGCGTGGGTGATGGACGGCAACTACAGCAAGGCCCGCGACCTGGGCTTATCACGGGCCGATACGCTCGTCTGGCTGGACTACCCCGCCCCGGTCGTCTTTTGGCGACTCCTGCGAAGGACACTGAGGCGCGGCCTGACGCGCGAGGAACTGTGGAACGGCAACCGCGAGCGGCTGGGGGTGAACCTCCTGACGCGGGACGGGATTCTGGCGTGGTTCTTCCGCACCCACTGGCGGCGGAGGCGGGAGACCCCGCAACTCCTCGCCGTGTTCCCCCACCTCCACGTCGTCCGGCTGCGTTCCCCCCGCGAGGCCGACCGCTGGCTCGCCTCCCTCAGCCCTGAAGGAGGAGTCGCCCGCCCGCCGCATCCAGCGTGATCTCGCCGCCCGCTAGAGTCTCGGCGCTCAGCCCATCGCGCCACTCGCCCGCCGGGAGGGTCAACGTGACCGGGTGCGCCTCCCCACGCCGACTGGCGATCACGGCGGCCCGCTCGGTGCGTCCGTCGGCGTGCGTGTACTCGCGTAGGAAGGCGAGGGCGTCGGCCTCCGCGTGGATGAGGCGGAGGTTGCCCTCGTGGAGAACGTGCGTCGCCCGGCGGAGGTGGATGAGCGCCTTGACCCGCGCCCGCAGCTCCGTGTCCCACTGTCGCTCGTCCCACGGCATCGTCTCGCGGCACCACGGCATGTTGCCCGGCGTGTGCTGGCTGAGGCCGATCTCCGTGCCGTAGTAGGTGCAGGGCACGCCCGCGTAGCCCATCAGCAGCGTGAAGGCGGCGAGGAAGCGCGTCCGGTCATCCCCGACCCGGAACAGCGCCCGCGCGATGTCATGCGATTCGAGCAGGTTGAACATGCTCAAGGCGACCTGCGGCGGCAGCGCGTGGTAGGCGTCCCAGAGGATGTCCGCGAGTTCGTGCCCGTCCATCCGGCTCGGCTCGCGCATGTGCGTTTCACCGCTCATCCACTGCATGACGGGCAGGCCGAAGCCGTGGTAGTTCATCGCACCGTCCTCGCCCTGCCCGTTCAGCGCGTGTTCGGGGTCGTAGAAGCGTTCGCCGAAGACGTAGGCGTCGGGCCTCACCTCGCGGGCCGCCTCCTTCAGCGCCCGGTGGAGTGGCAGGTTGTCCTCGTCGGTGCCGCCCACGCCGATCATGTGCGCCACGTCCAGCCGCCAGCCCGCCGCGCCGCGCCGCAGCCAGTGGCGCACCACGCTCTCCTCGCCGCTGAAGAACTCGCCCACCGCGAACTCGTTGCGGTAGTCGATCTTCGGCAGCGTCGGCACGTCGAAAAAGGCGTGGTACGGCGGCTTGCCCGGCTCGTCCCGCCAGGTGAAGAGGGCACGCTCGGGGGCGTCCTCGTTCTCCAGCGCCGCCTGAAACAGCGCGTTCTCGTTCCCCATGTGGTTGAACACGCCGTCGAGCACGATGCGGACGCCCACCCTATCCGCCGCCGCCGCCAGCTCCTCCCACGCCTCGTCCCCTCCCAGGTGCGGGTCCACCCGGCGGTAATCGGTGATGTCGTAGCGGTGGTTCGACGGGCTGACGAAGATCGGTGTGAGCCACAGCGCGTTCACCCCGAGGTCGGTGAGGTATGGCAGCGCCTGCGTCACCCCCTGAAGGTCGCCGCCGTAATGGGCGTGAACGTCGCCCGACCGCGTGAGCGGCGTGCCCCACTCCACATGCTCGACCGGGCGGCCCATGTACGCGTATTCGCCCGTCCGCACGTCGTTCGCCGGGTCGCCGTTGCGGAAGCGGTCGGGGAAGACCTGATAGAAGACGCTGCGCCACGCCCACTCGGGAGAGATGTGCCCCGCGAGATATTGGAACCAGTTGCGAAAGCCCCGCCGCGAGTGGTGCAGCCCCAGCCTTGTGAGGTTGAGGTGATCGTCCGGGAAGAGGAGGAGCCACGCATACCGCACCCGCGCCTCGTGGACGGGCAACTCGGCCTCGAACCAGCGGCCTTCCCCCTCCAGGCCCCCCATCTCAGCACTGACCTCCCGCGCCGGGATCAGCTCGATCTCGCCCACGCGCACGAGCTTGAGCTTCACCCCCGTCACGGGCAGCGTCACGCGCACCCGCACGCGCACCGTCTCGCCCAGCCCCGCGCCCAGCCGCTCGGTGTAGCCCGGCGTGTGGTCGTGTTGTGCCTCCTGCGTCCAGTTCGTGTTCATGTCCGTCCCTCCAAGAGAAACCGCCCGGCACGTCGTCCCCACATGCGTCATGCGGAGGTCGTGCCGGGCGGGCAAGCGTTGCCTTCAGGTTGTTCCCAGAGTCTGAGGGGAAGGCCGCGCCGGGTCAAGGGGGGGAGGTCCGACCTCCTGGGTGTGGGGTCCCGGCGGACCGCGCGGTGGCCGTCCCCCTCTCCGGGAACCACGTGTGGAACTGGCCTCCGACGAAGTACAGCCGCTGCCGCTCGTCCTCGTCGGCCCGCAGGGGAGAGTAGCTCGCCCGGTAGACCTGACCTCCCGCCGAGAGCAGCACGGGGATGAGCACGTCGGGTTCCCCGTGGGGGGTGGTGAAGGCGAGCGTGCCCACCGGGATTTGCGCGTGTTCGGAGGCGATGACGAAACCGACGTGGCGCTGCTGTCCCACATAGAGGACCTGAATTCGCACAGGTTCGGTTCGCCTCACGCCTTGATTTTCCATTCATGGAAGGGGCGTGCTGTAGCTTTTCCGACTCTCTTGTAGAGGCTTCGGCGCATTCCAACCGCTACCGGGCCGGGGAAGACGAGAACCGCCGATGACCCGGCCCTCGGACCTCCGCCCGCCTCCGCTACGGGGACGAAATGCCGCGCCCGTCGTTCTCGTCTCTCCGATCCGTAGCTCTCGGTACAGAGCAACACCTTCATCTGCCGACCCCAACTTGCCTTCCTGCCGATTACATGTAACACTTCATCTGTCCTTCAAGTTTTCTAACCGTCGCTTCATCTGTTGTCCGGTGGGTCCTTGTGCCTGCCCGGATGGAAGGAGGTGTCGCCAGCCTGTTTCAACCCATCGCCAGCGCGCGGGTCGTGGACGCGGTGCGGGAGCGGTTGCGCTCGGCCATCCTCTCCGGGGACCTCACGCCGGGAAGTCGGCTGAGCGTGCCCGGACTCGCGCGGCAACTGGGGGTGAGCCGCTCGCCCGTGCGGGAGGCGGTGCTGCTCCTCGTGGGGGAGGGGCTGGCGGTGGAGCACTCGCGGCGGGGGGTGGAGGTCGCGCGGCTGGACGTGCCGGGCCTGCTGGAGCTGTACAGCCTGCGCGCGGCGGTGGAGGGGCTGGCGGCCTGTCTCGCGGCGGAGCGCATGGGCGGCCCCGACCTCGCGGCCCTGCGGGGAGTGCTGGACGCCCAGGGCGCGGCGGCGGTGGCGGATACCCGCAGCTTCCGGGAGCTGGACGCCCGCTTCCACCAGATCATCGTGCAGACGTGCGGCAACGCGCGACTGGCCCGCCACGCCGAACTCCTCGCCCGCGAGATGCGGCTCGCTGGGCCGCTGTTGCTGAACGACGCCCGACACCTGCGCCGCAGCCACGAGGAACACCGCGAGGTCGAACACGCCCTGCGGCAACGGGACGGCCCCGGTGCCGAGGCGGCCATGCGGGCGCACCTGACCCGTGTGGCGGGAGCGGTGCGGGCGCATCACACGTAAGGGTAAGCCTTCAGCCATCAGCTTTCAGCCATCAGCAACCATTCTTCCACTCAAGGAGACAACCATGCACAAAGCAGCTTTGCTCGCCCTCACCCTCGCCGTCACGGGAGCCGCGCAGGCTCAGGGCACGATCAAGATCGGCGCGATCACGTCCGTCACGGGGCGTTTCGCGGAGTTCGGCAAGATGCAGCTCGCGGGCTTCAAGGTCGGCGTGGCCGAGGTCAACCGCAAGGGGGGCATCCTCGGGCGCAAGATCGAGCTGATCATCGAGGACAACGCCTCGGACGTGAACAAGGGCCTCTCCGCCGCCGAGCGTCTCGTGAACGCGGGCGTGCCCCTCGTCATCAACGAGTATTCCTCCAGCCTCGTCAAGGCGCAGGCGCAGTACCTCGCCCGGCAGAAGGTCCCGGCCCTCGTCATCACCTCCAGCGGCGACGACATCACCAAGCCCGGCAGCGACTACGTGTACCGCCTCAACCAGCCCGCCACCGAGTACGCGCGGGTGCTGCTGAACATCTTCCGCGACAACAAGTTCAAGTCCTTCGCCGTGATCGCGGGCACGGGCGCTTTCGAGAAGAGCGTGGCCGACGCCGCGAAGGAAATCGCCGGGGAATACGGCCTGACCGTGCTCGAAGACCAGCGGTACGACCGGGGCCTGACCGACTTCCGCCCGGTCCTCAACCGCATCAAGGCGCGGAACCCCGACGGCATCCTGATGGTCTCCTACGCCGAGGACTCCGTGGCCCTGATCCGCCAGGCGCGCGAGGTCGGCCTGAGGCCCCGCCTCTTCGCCGGGGGCGCGGCGGGCTTTGCCCTCCCCGAGTTCGTCAAGGACGCGGGCAGCGCCGCCGAGAACGTCGTCACGGCGACCGCCTGGATTCCGCAACTGCGCTACGCGGGCACCCAGAAGCTCAACGTGGAGCTGAAAAAGGCGCTGGGCGGGCAAGAGCCGAGCTACCACGCCGCGCAGGCCTACGCGGGCGTCCTCGTCGCCGCCGAGGCCATCCGCCGCGCCGGGGGCACCGACCGCGAGAAGGTGAGGGCGGCCCTGGGGAGCCTGACGATGCAGACCGCCTTCGGCCCCATCCAATTC is from Deinococcus sp. YIM 134068 and encodes:
- a CDS encoding class I SAM-dependent methyltransferase gives rise to the protein MPSGPEETNLRVILGAGEQRWDGWIPTQREDLDLLDRSTWVAWFGERRADALLCEHVWEHLTEDEGRAAARLCFEFLNPGGFLRCAVPDANFPAPEYQRTVQVGGPGPADHPAADHKIVYDARRFVDVFQSAGFEVELLEYCDEDGRFHSHQWDVRSGPVYRSLLLDHRNRGGGLGFVSLIVDARKPI
- a CDS encoding NADH-quinone oxidoreductase subunit 15, coding for MAHATDGQLYAQWVELLGWLEAEAAARGLAFQKVADFPDYIYRMERPYDLPTTVMSVALTTGGQPLLVAAASPRHVDLKGVSLRLMGGSKHWHLHAGQRGLLEGKRPFTRERLGLLLDGALKGVA
- a CDS encoding AAA family ATPase: MRRILVIGTTGSGKTTLARAIAARLGVPHGEQDAWNHLPNWQEAPLEQFRAGVDAFTAQPAWVMDGNYSKARDLGLSRADTLVWLDYPAPVVFWRLLRRTLRRGLTREELWNGNRERLGVNLLTRDGILAWFFRTHWRRRRETPQLLAVFPHLHVVRLRSPREADRWLASLSPEGGVARPPHPA
- a CDS encoding alpha-amylase family glycosyl hydrolase; protein product: MNTNWTQEAQHDHTPGYTERLGAGLGETVRVRVRVTLPVTGVKLKLVRVGEIELIPAREVSAEMGGLEGEGRWFEAELPVHEARVRYAWLLLFPDDHLNLTRLGLHHSRRGFRNWFQYLAGHISPEWAWRSVFYQVFPDRFRNGDPANDVRTGEYAYMGRPVEHVEWGTPLTRSGDVHAHYGGDLQGVTQALPYLTDLGVNALWLTPIFVSPSNHRYDITDYRRVDPHLGGDEAWEELAAAADRVGVRIVLDGVFNHMGNENALFQAALENEDAPERALFTWRDEPGKPPYHAFFDVPTLPKIDYRNEFAVGEFFSGEESVVRHWLRRGAAGWRLDVAHMIGVGGTDEDNLPLHRALKEAAREVRPDAYVFGERFYDPEHALNGQGEDGAMNYHGFGLPVMQWMSGETHMREPSRMDGHELADILWDAYHALPPQVALSMFNLLESHDIARALFRVGDDRTRFLAAFTLLMGYAGVPCTYYGTEIGLSQHTPGNMPWCRETMPWDERQWDTELRARVKALIHLRRATHVLHEGNLRLIHAEADALAFLREYTHADGRTERAAVIASRRGEAHPVTLTLPAGEWRDGLSAETLAGGEITLDAAGGRLLLQG
- a CDS encoding GntR family transcriptional regulator, whose amino-acid sequence is MPARMEGGVASLFQPIASARVVDAVRERLRSAILSGDLTPGSRLSVPGLARQLGVSRSPVREAVLLLVGEGLAVEHSRRGVEVARLDVPGLLELYSLRAAVEGLAACLAAERMGGPDLAALRGVLDAQGAAAVADTRSFRELDARFHQIIVQTCGNARLARHAELLAREMRLAGPLLLNDARHLRRSHEEHREVEHALRQRDGPGAEAAMRAHLTRVAGAVRAHHT
- a CDS encoding ABC transporter substrate-binding protein — protein: MHKAALLALTLAVTGAAQAQGTIKIGAITSVTGRFAEFGKMQLAGFKVGVAEVNRKGGILGRKIELIIEDNASDVNKGLSAAERLVNAGVPLVINEYSSSLVKAQAQYLARQKVPALVITSSGDDITKPGSDYVYRLNQPATEYARVLLNIFRDNKFKSFAVIAGTGAFEKSVADAAKEIAGEYGLTVLEDQRYDRGLTDFRPVLNRIKARNPDGILMVSYAEDSVALIRQAREVGLRPRLFAGGAAGFALPEFVKDAGSAAENVVTATAWIPQLRYAGTQKLNVELKKALGGQEPSYHAAQAYAGVLVAAEAIRRAGGTDREKVRAALGSLTMQTAFGPIQFKDYEGFRNQNPLAMVAQQVQGGAFVPVYPKSVVPRAIKFER